A DNA window from Maribellus comscasis contains the following coding sequences:
- a CDS encoding ComF family protein — translation MKQLAQNIDDLLELFFPSLCITCENRLAGGERFLCFDCWQDLPVTNFHLNVENKVAQLFWGRVQIHSATSYFSYKKGSRYQKLIHFIKYKGMKELGFEIGQRFGFILKESENFCNVDSVVPVPLHPKKYKSRGYNQSEWIARGISKSMGIPVSTQNLYRKIFTSTQTRKNRFERWQNVEGIFGIKNPQEFEKKQILLIDDVVTTGSTLEACAFQLLKIKGVKVAIATLAFADI, via the coding sequence ATGAAACAGTTAGCCCAAAATATAGACGATCTACTTGAGTTATTTTTCCCATCGCTTTGTATAACCTGTGAAAATCGGCTGGCCGGCGGCGAAAGATTTTTATGCTTTGATTGCTGGCAGGATTTACCGGTAACAAACTTTCACCTCAACGTTGAAAACAAAGTAGCCCAGCTTTTTTGGGGAAGAGTGCAAATCCATTCAGCCACTTCCTATTTTTCCTACAAGAAAGGCAGCAGATATCAAAAACTCATTCATTTTATAAAATATAAGGGGATGAAAGAACTGGGATTTGAAATAGGCCAGCGGTTTGGATTTATTTTAAAGGAATCGGAAAACTTTTGTAATGTTGATTCTGTTGTTCCGGTTCCGTTGCATCCCAAAAAATATAAATCGCGTGGCTATAACCAAAGCGAATGGATAGCCCGGGGGATTTCAAAATCAATGGGAATTCCAGTTTCAACCCAAAACTTATACAGAAAAATATTTACTTCGACACAAACAAGGAAAAACCGTTTTGAACGCTGGCAAAATGTAGAGGGTATTTTTGGAATAAAAAACCCTCAGGAATTTGAAAAAAAGCAGATTTTATTGATTGACGACGTGGTAACAACCGGTTCAACACTCGAAGCCTGTGCTTTCCAACTGCTCAAAATTAAAGGTGTAAAGGTGGCCATTGCCACACTCGCTTTTGCCGATATCTGA
- a CDS encoding SUMF1/EgtB/PvdO family nonheme iron enzyme — protein MLKRLGSYLRKKILLIIFIGFVLGIIISLLSLKVIEETSTNESCEVCHVHPHVFDSWKLSVHYDTRVGIHIGCVDCHLPPKGEGYLPEKMKAFARDAYGYVFKDSADFNWEEKSTLEYAKKHVFKESCVHCHENLFPLTLTKEGQDAHLYYSQNEEELRCINCHLHVGHYDPNALHAKNVEFGSTGNENLEIFAEAANVTTHEDFTETVPGTTLSFNMKAIPGGTFKIGSPEGEELRGPDEGPQREVKVSPFFMAEIEVSWDEYLTFYSATAAEGRSTDTEGTRTQQDVDAISGPTPPYGQPDQNWGLGDRPAITMSYHSAETYCKWLSQVTGKTYRLPTEAEWEYAARGGTETPFFFEGEPKDFAEKGFIGSLFGKTSDVINNYVVFDGNSQAKTEEPGSVETNPFGLKNMLGNAAEYCLDWYAEDAYEKLQDGALDPRGPASGEEHVIRGGYFNSEIGDVRSAARDYTKSEAWLKTDPQMPKSIWWLSDCNYISFRVVCEFDEKTGKN, from the coding sequence ATGCTCAAAAGATTAGGCTCATATTTACGAAAGAAAATCCTTCTAATAATTTTTATAGGATTTGTATTAGGGATAATAATAAGTTTATTGTCTCTGAAAGTTATAGAAGAAACATCTACAAATGAATCATGTGAAGTTTGTCACGTTCATCCGCATGTTTTTGATTCATGGAAATTGTCTGTTCATTATGATACACGTGTTGGAATTCATATTGGATGTGTCGATTGTCACCTTCCGCCAAAAGGAGAAGGGTATTTACCCGAAAAAATGAAAGCTTTCGCCAGAGACGCTTATGGTTATGTTTTTAAAGATAGCGCAGATTTTAACTGGGAAGAAAAATCAACTTTGGAATATGCAAAAAAGCATGTTTTCAAAGAATCATGTGTTCATTGCCACGAAAATTTGTTCCCGCTTACATTAACCAAGGAAGGACAGGATGCACATTTATATTATTCGCAGAACGAAGAGGAGCTAAGGTGTATTAACTGCCACTTACATGTTGGACATTACGATCCCAATGCTTTGCATGCAAAAAATGTTGAGTTTGGAAGTACAGGTAATGAAAACCTGGAAATTTTTGCAGAAGCTGCAAATGTTACCACACACGAAGATTTTACAGAAACTGTTCCGGGAACAACACTTTCATTTAATATGAAGGCGATTCCGGGTGGAACATTTAAGATTGGTAGCCCGGAAGGAGAAGAGCTTCGCGGGCCCGATGAAGGCCCACAAAGGGAAGTTAAAGTTAGTCCTTTCTTTATGGCCGAGATAGAGGTAAGCTGGGATGAGTATCTGACTTTCTACAGTGCTACGGCAGCGGAAGGCAGATCTACAGATACCGAAGGAACACGCACCCAACAGGATGTTGATGCAATCTCAGGACCGACTCCTCCGTACGGACAACCCGACCAGAACTGGGGTTTGGGAGATCGTCCGGCAATTACAATGAGTTATCATTCTGCTGAGACTTATTGTAAATGGTTGTCTCAGGTAACCGGTAAAACTTACCGCTTACCAACCGAAGCAGAGTGGGAATATGCAGCCCGTGGCGGTACCGAAACTCCATTCTTCTTTGAAGGGGAGCCAAAAGATTTTGCAGAAAAAGGATTTATCGGTAGCCTTTTCGGTAAAACCAGTGACGTAATCAATAATTATGTAGTTTTTGATGGTAACAGCCAGGCTAAAACTGAGGAACCCGGTTCAGTGGAAACAAATCCGTTTGGATTGAAAAATATGCTGGGCAACGCAGCTGAATATTGTTTGGATTGGTACGCAGAAGATGCTTACGAAAAGCTACAGGATGGCGCTTTGGATCCAAGAGGACCAGCGTCAGGAGAGGAACATGTAATACGGGGTGGATATTTTAACAGTGAAATTGGTGATGTCAGGAGTGCAGCCCGGGATTATACAAAATCTGAAGCGTGGTTAAAAACCGATCCTCAAATGCCAAAAAGTATTTGGTGGTTGTCCGACTGCAATTACATAAGTTTTAGAGTTGTTTGCGAATTTGATGAAAAAACCGGAAAAAATTAA